One window of Methanobacterium alkalithermotolerans genomic DNA carries:
- the tuf gene encoding translation elongation factor EF-1 subunit alpha, with protein MAKEKEHMNLAFIGHVDHGKSTLVGHLLLQAGAIAEQQLADGENKFRFVMDKLGEERERGVTIDLAHAKFDSPKYEFTIVDCPGHRDFVKNMITGASQADAAVLVVAIDDGVMPQTKEHIFLSRTLGINQIIIGVNKMDLVNYDEGKFNELKKEVGDLIKTVGYKPSDVHFIPLSAFEGDNISTNSDNTPWYKGPALVKALDEFTAPEKPTKLPLRVPIQDVYSITGVGTVPVGRIETGIMKKADNVIFEPAGVTGEVKSIEMHHEMLDSAEPGDNVGFNVRGVGKNDVRRGDVAGHPDSPPSVAKEFTAQIVVLQHPGVITIGYTPVFHCHTAQVACTFLELVNKMNPATGQVEEENPDFLKTGNAAIVKVKPTKPMVIEKIKDIPHMGRFAIRDMGQTVAAGMCIDLVPAK; from the coding sequence ATGGCTAAAGAAAAAGAACATATGAACTTGGCTTTTATCGGACACGTAGACCATGGTAAATCTACCCTTGTAGGTCACTTATTGCTCCAGGCTGGAGCTATTGCTGAACAGCAACTGGCTGATGGAGAAAACAAGTTCCGATTTGTAATGGATAAATTAGGTGAAGAAAGAGAAAGAGGGGTAACCATTGACCTGGCCCATGCTAAATTCGATTCACCTAAATATGAATTCACTATTGTGGACTGTCCTGGTCACCGTGACTTTGTTAAAAACATGATTACCGGTGCATCACAGGCTGACGCTGCTGTGCTGGTAGTAGCTATTGACGACGGTGTAATGCCACAAACTAAAGAACACATATTCCTGTCCAGAACCCTGGGTATAAATCAGATCATCATCGGTGTCAACAAGATGGACCTGGTTAACTACGACGAAGGCAAATTCAATGAACTGAAAAAAGAAGTGGGTGACCTGATTAAAACTGTAGGTTACAAACCAAGCGATGTACACTTCATCCCACTATCTGCCTTTGAAGGAGACAACATATCCACTAACAGTGACAACACCCCATGGTACAAAGGACCTGCCTTAGTAAAAGCTCTGGATGAATTCACTGCTCCGGAAAAACCAACCAAACTTCCTCTAAGAGTACCTATCCAGGATGTATATTCCATCACTGGTGTGGGAACTGTTCCAGTAGGAAGAATTGAAACTGGTATAATGAAAAAAGCGGACAATGTTATCTTTGAACCTGCTGGTGTTACTGGAGAAGTTAAATCCATTGAAATGCACCACGAAATGCTCGATTCTGCTGAGCCTGGTGACAACGTTGGATTTAATGTAAGAGGTGTGGGTAAAAACGATGTTAGAAGAGGAGATGTTGCAGGACATCCTGATTCTCCACCAAGTGTAGCCAAGGAATTCACCGCTCAAATCGTGGTTCTACAACACCCTGGTGTTATCACCATTGGATACACTCCGGTATTCCACTGTCACACTGCTCAGGTAGCATGTACTTTCTTAGAATTAGTAAACAAGATGAACCCAGCTACTGGTCAAGTAGAAGAAGAAAATCCTGACTTCCTCAAGACTGGTAACGCTGCAATAGTGAAAGTTAAACCAACTAAACCTATGGTTATCGAGAAAATCAAAGACATTCCTCATATGGGTAGATTTGCTATCCGGGACATGGGTCAAACCGTGGCTGCAGGAATGTGTATTGATCTGGTACCCGCTAAATAG